Proteins encoded within one genomic window of Alteribacter populi:
- the tkt gene encoding transketolase, which yields MANNVDSLSINTIRTLAIDSIEKAQSGHPGMPMGAAPMAYTLFSNYMNHNPKNPNWFNRDRFVLSAGHGSMLLYSLLHLHGYDVSMDDLKEFRQWGSKTPGHPEYGHTPGVDATTGPLGQGLAMAVGMAMAERHLAATYNREHYDVVDHYTYAICGDGDLMEGVSSESASLAGHLKLGRMIVLYDSNDISLDGDLDKAFTESVEDRYKAYGWQVIRVENGNDLDEINRAIETAKQDERPTMIEVKTTIGYGSPNKSGKSASHGAPLGEDEAKMTKDYYKWTFENDFHIPDEVREHYQKLETTGAEKEKQWNDLFEGYKEAYPELAKELELAIKGELPRNWDKDIPVYGKDDKLATRASGGEVLNAIGQNVGYVFGGSADLASSNKTMLKDVEDFTKDNYSGRNIWFGVREFAMAAAVNGMALHGGVKPYAATFFVFSDYLRPAVRLSALMQIPATFVFTHDSIAVGEDGPTHEPVEQLPAMRAIPGLSVIRPADGNETAAAYKLAFESKNEPTALVLTRQGLPTLADTDKNAYEGVKKGAYTISEANGNADGILLATGSEVALAVDAQKALEKEGLYVSVVSMPSWDRFEKQSADYKSTVLPSDVKPRLAIEMAASIGWERYVGDNGAVLGIDRFGASAPGERIIEEYGFTVENVVSRFKQLLEK from the coding sequence ATGGCGAACAACGTGGATAGTCTTTCCATTAATACGATACGCACGTTAGCTATCGATAGCATCGAGAAGGCTCAATCTGGGCATCCGGGAATGCCCATGGGTGCTGCACCAATGGCCTACACGCTTTTTTCTAACTACATGAATCATAATCCAAAAAATCCTAATTGGTTTAACAGAGACAGATTTGTATTATCAGCAGGACACGGTTCTATGCTTTTATACAGTCTTCTTCACTTGCACGGCTATGACGTATCGATGGACGATTTGAAAGAATTCCGCCAGTGGGGTTCCAAAACTCCAGGTCACCCAGAATATGGACATACGCCAGGGGTAGATGCAACAACAGGCCCATTAGGACAAGGGTTGGCAATGGCTGTTGGTATGGCAATGGCTGAACGTCACCTAGCGGCTACTTATAACCGCGAGCACTACGATGTAGTTGATCATTATACATACGCTATTTGCGGTGATGGCGACTTAATGGAAGGTGTTTCTTCCGAATCAGCGTCTTTAGCAGGACATCTGAAGCTAGGTCGAATGATCGTCCTTTATGATTCCAATGACATTTCGCTTGATGGAGATCTTGACAAAGCGTTTACAGAAAGCGTTGAAGACCGCTACAAAGCATACGGCTGGCAAGTAATCCGCGTAGAAAACGGTAATGACCTTGACGAAATCAACCGAGCGATTGAAACCGCAAAACAAGATGAGCGACCGACGATGATTGAAGTTAAAACGACAATTGGTTACGGTTCTCCAAATAAGAGCGGAAAATCCGCCTCTCACGGTGCGCCACTTGGTGAAGATGAAGCAAAAATGACGAAAGACTATTATAAATGGACTTTTGAGAACGATTTCCATATCCCTGATGAAGTTCGCGAGCACTATCAAAAGCTTGAAACAACGGGTGCTGAAAAAGAAAAGCAGTGGAATGATCTTTTTGAAGGCTACAAAGAAGCTTATCCTGAATTAGCAAAAGAACTAGAACTAGCGATTAAAGGGGAGCTTCCGCGAAATTGGGATAAAGATATCCCGGTTTACGGTAAAGATGACAAGCTTGCCACTCGTGCATCCGGTGGAGAAGTGTTAAACGCCATTGGTCAAAACGTCGGCTATGTGTTTGGCGGATCAGCAGATCTTGCTTCTTCCAACAAAACAATGTTAAAAGACGTTGAAGATTTTACGAAGGATAACTACAGTGGACGTAACATTTGGTTTGGTGTTCGTGAATTTGCGATGGCTGCAGCTGTTAACGGTATGGCACTTCACGGCGGTGTAAAACCATATGCGGCTACATTCTTTGTATTCTCTGACTATTTGCGTCCAGCTGTTCGTTTGTCTGCGTTAATGCAAATTCCAGCAACGTTTGTGTTTACTCATGATAGCATTGCTGTTGGAGAAGATGGACCGACTCATGAACCAGTTGAACAACTGCCTGCAATGCGCGCGATTCCAGGGCTTTCTGTTATCCGCCCAGCTGATGGGAATGAAACGGCGGCGGCCTATAAGCTTGCCTTTGAAAGCAAGAATGAACCAACAGCACTTGTTCTTACGCGTCAAGGGTTACCAACATTAGCAGATACCGATAAAAATGCTTATGAGGGTGTAAAGAAAGGTGCTTATACGATTTCAGAAGCAAATGGCAATGCAGACGGTATTTTGCTTGCGACGGGATCTGAAGTTGCTTTAGCTGTTGATGCACAAAAAGCGTTAGAAAAAGAAGGATTATACGTATCGGTAGTAAGTATGCCGAGCTGGGATCGCTTTGAAAAGCAGTCAGCTGATTATAAATCCACTGTTCTCCCTAGCGATGTGAAACCGCGTCTAGCCATTGAAATGGCGGCAAGTATCGGCTGGGAACGCTATGTAGGCGACAACGGTGCCGTTCTTGGTATTGACCGTTTCGGCGCATCTGCTCCTGGTGAAAGAATTATCGAAGAATACGGATTTACAGTAGAAAATGTTGTGTCTCGATTTAAACAGCTATTAGAGAAATAA
- a CDS encoding ABC transporter ATP-binding protein, whose product MNERHKHLLIPLKQSLVFQRLLSYAKPHWKWLIVALLLLIGGTGAEILGPILIKIFIDDFLTPGIFDVQPLVLLGAGYLALHFSAAVMNYVQLLMFQKVALRIIQQLRIDVFEKVEKLGLSFFDQFPTGGLVSRITNDTEQVKELYVSVMAVFIQNIVFLIGVFIAMFALNVQLALFCLLILPFLITIMQLYRKFSSKYYAEMSEKLSQLNARLNESIQGMAIIQVFRQERRMNREFQKVNQEHHEAWFKSIKLDGLLLRPAVDFISIMALVLVLSFFGVMSFNSPIEIGVLYAFVNYLDRFFEPVNQMMQRLSIFQQAMISAGRVFKLMDHDELAPGKQGDKQLSIEQGDIEFRGVSFSYDGKQDVLKGINFKVSKGETLALVGHTGSGKSSIINLLMRFYSINRGEILIDGTPLEEYEDSELRLKIGLVLQDPFLFVGDIKHNIKLYDEKITDQEVRDAAQFVHADNFIDRMPDRYDSAVGERGSTFSSGQRQLISFARTMAKKPKVLVLDEATASVDTETETEIQKALAKMRRGRTTIAIAHRLSTIKDADHILVLHQGEIVERGTHDELLAEQGLYHKMYQLQQGADKLAEIQAE is encoded by the coding sequence ATGAATGAAAGACATAAGCACCTTCTCATCCCGTTGAAACAAAGCTTAGTGTTTCAAAGGCTGCTATCATATGCCAAACCACATTGGAAATGGCTCATTGTTGCTTTGTTGCTGCTCATTGGTGGTACAGGTGCCGAAATATTAGGCCCGATACTTATCAAAATATTTATCGATGATTTTTTAACACCAGGTATTTTTGATGTTCAGCCATTAGTATTACTTGGCGCAGGCTATTTAGCTTTACATTTTTCAGCAGCCGTGATGAACTATGTACAACTGCTCATGTTTCAAAAAGTGGCGCTACGGATTATACAACAGCTAAGAATTGATGTTTTTGAAAAAGTAGAAAAGCTGGGGTTATCATTTTTTGACCAGTTTCCTACTGGTGGTCTCGTATCAAGAATAACGAACGATACTGAGCAAGTAAAAGAACTATATGTAAGTGTGATGGCGGTATTTATTCAAAACATTGTCTTTCTAATCGGCGTGTTTATTGCGATGTTTGCGTTAAATGTCCAGCTTGCTTTGTTTTGCTTGCTCATTTTACCGTTCTTAATTACAATCATGCAGCTTTATCGAAAGTTCAGTTCCAAGTATTATGCAGAAATGAGTGAAAAACTAAGCCAGTTAAACGCTCGTTTAAATGAGTCGATTCAAGGCATGGCGATTATTCAAGTGTTCCGTCAAGAACGGAGGATGAATCGTGAGTTCCAAAAAGTAAATCAAGAGCATCACGAGGCATGGTTTAAAAGCATCAAGCTGGATGGACTTTTATTGCGTCCTGCTGTTGATTTCATCTCGATTATGGCCCTAGTCTTAGTACTGAGCTTTTTTGGGGTTATGTCATTTAATAGCCCGATTGAAATCGGTGTTCTTTATGCTTTCGTAAATTATCTTGATCGCTTTTTTGAACCGGTTAATCAAATGATGCAGCGTTTATCTATTTTTCAACAGGCAATGATCTCGGCAGGGCGTGTGTTTAAACTCATGGATCACGATGAACTTGCACCTGGCAAGCAAGGGGATAAGCAGCTGAGTATTGAACAAGGTGATATCGAGTTTCGTGGTGTAAGCTTCTCCTATGATGGAAAACAAGATGTTTTGAAAGGGATCAATTTTAAAGTTAGTAAAGGAGAAACATTAGCTTTAGTCGGACATACCGGGAGTGGGAAAAGTTCGATTATTAACTTGCTTATGCGGTTTTATTCGATCAATAGAGGGGAAATTCTCATTGACGGAACACCTCTGGAAGAATATGAAGATAGTGAACTTCGCTTGAAAATAGGGCTAGTATTACAAGATCCATTTCTATTTGTAGGTGATATAAAGCATAATATTAAGCTTTATGATGAGAAAATAACCGATCAGGAAGTGAGAGACGCCGCACAATTTGTTCATGCAGACAACTTTATTGATCGTATGCCTGATCGATATGATTCGGCTGTTGGTGAGAGGGGATCAACTTTTTCCAGCGGACAGCGGCAACTTATTTCCTTTGCAAGAACGATGGCGAAAAAACCGAAAGTTCTCGTTTTAGATGAAGCAACAGCAAGTGTAGATACTGAAACAGAGACAGAAATTCAAAAGGCTTTGGCTAAAATGAGACGTGGCCGAACGACGATTGCCATTGCTCATCGGTTGTCGACAATAAAAGATGCGGACCATATTCTTGTACTTCATCAAGGTGAAATAGTTGAACGCGGCACTCATGACGAACTGTTGGCTGAACAAGGGTTGTATCATAAAATGTACCAATTGCAGCAAGGAGCTGACAAATTAGCAGAAATCCAAGCTGAGTAG
- the sirA gene encoding sporulation inhibitor of replication protein SirA, protein MRNYEIFLINAEVAYIYYGFEAKLFNLFKEHHYASTPLKEITYRQINYIQKPYNHKELNEWLQDQLTNQDMYDQAENNHVVAPEDGSSQAKLTVMKDKLLLAATGTFEAETLFFDTLKTFDDFFLAVEYERERYGWLRPLRSLRIVEQG, encoded by the coding sequence ATGAGAAATTACGAAATTTTTTTGATTAATGCAGAAGTGGCATATATTTACTATGGTTTTGAAGCGAAACTATTTAATTTGTTCAAAGAACATCATTATGCTTCTACCCCTTTAAAGGAAATTACATACAGACAGATTAATTATATTCAAAAACCGTATAATCATAAGGAACTCAATGAATGGTTACAGGATCAGTTAACAAATCAAGATATGTATGACCAAGCAGAAAACAACCATGTTGTCGCGCCAGAAGATGGAAGTAGCCAGGCAAAGCTGACTGTAATGAAAGACAAACTCCTTCTGGCAGCAACAGGAACCTTCGAAGCAGAAACTCTTTTTTTTGATACATTAAAAACCTTCGACGATTTCTTTTTAGCTGTAGAATACGAAAGGGAGAGATACGGTTGGTTGCGCCCGTTAAGGTCACTTCGCATTGTTGAACAAGGTTAA
- a CDS encoding PepSY domain-containing protein yields the protein MKKLTIALTSLFVIGGTSALAVANSNAEDEGVKNEPIVTSVDLGSTAEESSGETSIANRISEEEAVAIAQEMLDGEVKEVELDRDDGLLLYEVEIKFDGEEYDFDIDARTGDVINIDDDLLKTPLADEMSVSLQQAKDIVKSEFPNGKIDDLELEMKKGRFLYEFEAEINDEDGDVYIDAETGELVHVESDLKPFIGEASENKSEASNKNDKISIKEAGDIALKHIGEGLIDDIELEKENGKLLYEVEIEYGNDHEVDVYVDAFTGDVVYVEHD from the coding sequence GTGAAAAAATTAACGATTGCATTAACGAGTTTGTTCGTCATTGGAGGTACCTCTGCACTAGCAGTGGCTAATTCAAACGCAGAAGATGAAGGAGTCAAGAATGAACCTATTGTCACTTCGGTTGACCTAGGTTCAACTGCTGAAGAATCAAGCGGGGAAACTTCAATAGCGAATCGCATTTCTGAAGAAGAGGCAGTTGCGATTGCACAAGAAATGCTTGATGGAGAAGTAAAGGAAGTAGAGTTGGATCGTGACGATGGTCTTTTGCTCTATGAAGTAGAAATCAAGTTTGATGGGGAAGAATATGATTTTGATATTGATGCCAGAACAGGTGATGTCATCAATATCGATGATGATCTTCTCAAAACACCGTTAGCAGATGAAATGAGTGTTTCGCTACAACAAGCTAAAGACATCGTAAAAAGTGAGTTTCCGAATGGGAAAATCGATGATTTGGAACTTGAAATGAAAAAAGGTCGTTTTCTTTACGAATTCGAAGCGGAAATAAACGACGAGGATGGAGACGTGTATATTGATGCCGAAACAGGCGAGCTCGTTCACGTGGAGTCTGATTTAAAGCCTTTTATCGGTGAGGCAAGTGAAAATAAAAGTGAAGCCTCTAATAAAAACGATAAAATCTCCATTAAAGAAGCAGGGGACATTGCTTTAAAGCACATCGGTGAAGGATTAATTGACGACATTGAACTTGAAAAAGAAAATGGCAAACTTTTGTATGAAGTAGAAATAGAATATGGCAACGACCACGAAGTCGACGTTTATGTGGACGCCTTTACAGGTGATGTTGTCTATGTAGAACACGATTAA
- a CDS encoding response regulator transcription factor, with amino-acid sequence MNNVRILVVEDEEKIARVLKLELEYEGYEVEVAGDGLKAWQALQNETWHVILLDVMLPQLSGIEVLRRLRATGNESPVIMLTARDAIVDKVTGLDQGANDYVTKPYEIEELLARIRACLRIPKPQAEDEALKAGELNFSDLTVNTKTREITRENTIIELTPREFDLLVCLLEHPNQVLSREQLLENVWGFNYFGDTNVVDVYVRYLRQKLDKPFVEPLIHTVRGVGYVLKESHS; translated from the coding sequence ATGAACAATGTCCGTATTTTAGTTGTAGAAGATGAAGAAAAAATCGCGCGTGTGTTGAAGCTTGAGCTTGAATATGAAGGTTACGAAGTTGAGGTAGCCGGGGATGGGCTTAAAGCATGGCAGGCTTTGCAAAATGAAACGTGGCATGTCATTTTACTTGATGTCATGCTTCCACAGTTAAGTGGTATTGAAGTATTGAGGAGGTTAAGAGCAACTGGAAATGAATCACCGGTCATCATGCTTACAGCAAGAGATGCGATCGTAGATAAAGTAACCGGACTCGACCAAGGGGCGAATGATTATGTCACGAAACCATATGAAATTGAAGAGCTTCTTGCAAGAATTCGAGCATGTTTAAGAATCCCTAAACCGCAAGCTGAAGATGAAGCTTTAAAAGCAGGAGAGCTCAACTTCTCAGATTTAACTGTTAATACAAAAACAAGAGAAATAACGAGGGAAAATACCATAATTGAATTGACCCCAAGGGAATTTGATCTTCTCGTTTGCTTGCTGGAACATCCGAACCAGGTGTTGTCGAGAGAACAGCTATTAGAAAACGTGTGGGGTTTCAATTACTTTGGAGATACAAATGTAGTTGACGTTTATGTTCGTTACTTACGACAAAAGCTGGATAAACCTTTTGTTGAGCCGCTCATTCATACTGTACGAGGTGTCGGGTATGTATTAAAGGAGTCCCATTCATGA
- a CDS encoding NfeD family protein — MSELEGREGRETFSRLQTVIGGVELSTLYLIGLIVAGSLTIINALFGDLLDIVFESLPGGFINPTVVLSFIAVLCGSGFIFENSTGLSSLTGFLISILIAVILVTLLHMLVLAPLSKAESSVGFHLKDLIGDYGKVTTSIGRGDDIGEVIVKTTFSIKGYPARSVEDNPIPAGEEVQIVDVDMEKQILIVSQEEKKLITEEK; from the coding sequence TTGTCAGAACTTGAGGGGAGGGAAGGCCGTGAAACATTCTCGCGGTTACAAACTGTGATCGGTGGTGTGGAATTGTCAACGCTATATCTAATCGGCTTAATTGTAGCGGGCTCGCTCACGATTATAAACGCCTTGTTTGGGGATCTGTTAGATATTGTGTTTGAATCTTTACCAGGGGGCTTTATCAATCCGACAGTCGTTCTTTCTTTTATCGCAGTATTATGCGGTTCTGGATTTATATTTGAAAATAGCACCGGGCTGTCGAGCTTAACAGGGTTCTTGATTTCTATTTTGATTGCTGTCATTTTAGTCACGTTGCTACATATGCTCGTTCTTGCTCCCTTGTCTAAAGCAGAATCTAGTGTAGGCTTCCACCTAAAAGATTTGATTGGTGATTACGGGAAAGTTACGACTTCCATCGGTAGAGGGGATGACATCGGAGAAGTGATCGTAAAAACGACCTTCTCTATTAAAGGCTATCCTGCTAGGTCTGTGGAAGATAATCCAATTCCTGCTGGGGAAGAAGTACAGATCGTCGATGTTGATATGGAAAAACAAATCTTGATCGTTAGTCAAGAAGAAAAAAAGTTAATTACGGAGGAGAAGTAA
- a CDS encoding YneF family protein → MWVNILIGVLSLLAGVAIGFFVARQYMMSYMKKNPPINEKMLRVMMMQMGMNPSQKKINQMMKAMQNQK, encoded by the coding sequence ATGTGGGTAAATATTTTAATCGGTGTCTTAAGCTTGTTGGCGGGTGTTGCGATTGGCTTTTTCGTTGCACGACAATATATGATGAGCTATATGAAAAAGAATCCGCCAATCAATGAGAAAATGTTACGCGTGATGATGATGCAAATGGGGATGAACCCATCGCAAAAGAAAATTAACCAAATGATGAAAGCAATGCAAAACCAAAAATAA
- a CDS encoding PepSY domain-containing protein, with translation MKKRVVWVAAGIILALAAYAVYLNIQVNAAMNAEEISEMIEDRYDGEVLEIALNRQDGMDVYEIELLAQGGVYFVQLAGEDGAVQNIELLEIRDDQADDMEEVLNKDTVKNIVEESIEEEGTIIELQLLEGEGRAKYEVMVQQEEGIGTFEIDARTGELLLYTLEETTRTEPITEERAKEIALSEVEGEVDDVDLEQQNGRLVYEVEVENDDLDIEADVIIDAFTEEIIEIIWDD, from the coding sequence ATGAAAAAAAGAGTAGTCTGGGTAGCAGCCGGGATTATATTAGCATTGGCTGCCTATGCCGTTTATTTAAATATACAAGTAAATGCAGCTATGAATGCAGAAGAAATTTCTGAAATGATAGAAGATCGTTATGATGGTGAAGTTTTAGAGATCGCTTTAAACAGGCAAGACGGCATGGATGTTTATGAAATCGAACTGCTCGCTCAGGGGGGTGTCTATTTTGTCCAATTAGCTGGGGAAGATGGTGCGGTTCAAAATATTGAACTTCTTGAAATTCGTGACGATCAAGCAGACGACATGGAAGAAGTGTTGAATAAAGATACCGTAAAAAATATTGTTGAAGAGTCGATTGAAGAAGAGGGAACAATAATAGAGCTTCAACTGCTTGAAGGAGAAGGCAGGGCGAAATACGAGGTAATGGTGCAGCAAGAAGAAGGCATCGGGACCTTTGAAATTGACGCAAGAACAGGCGAACTACTTTTATACACATTAGAAGAAACAACCCGCACAGAACCAATCACAGAAGAAAGAGCGAAGGAGATTGCGTTAAGTGAAGTCGAAGGAGAAGTTGATGACGTCGATCTAGAACAACAAAACGGACGGCTCGTTTATGAAGTCGAAGTTGAAAATGATGATTTAGATATAGAAGCTGACGTTATCATCGATGCATTTACAGAGGAAATCATCGAGATTATCTGGGATGACTAA
- a CDS encoding flotillin family protein, giving the protein MSMIVGGVVLAIILVLVILFITKYTTVGKNEALIVTGSMLGGGKSVVSDDEGKKVKIIHGGGAFIIPVLQQARRISLENHKLEVGASNVYSKQGVPVSVNGNAIIKIGSSVQEISTAAEQYIGKYEDMNTEARQVLEGHLRAILSSMTVEEINSDREVFAKEVQKVAATDLSKMGLRILSFTTNEVSDRNGYLDALGQPQIAAVKRDAAIARAEREKEARIENARAEQEAKAAEYTRDAEIANSQKEKELKVAEYRRQQEEAKAQADQAYSLQEARAQQQVTEEKMQVNIIERQKQIELEEKEIQRRERQYDAEVKKKADAERYAVEQEAEAQKARELRAAEADRERGKAEADVILSKGLAEAEAKEKIAEAFSKYGQAAMLDMITDMLPEYAKQAAAPLGNIDKITVVDTGSNGENGGANKVTGYATNLMGSLQESLKASSGLDMKELIENFAGKGNEKQSIEELTNEVASSLETEKNKEVQQKQESKTEENQ; this is encoded by the coding sequence ATGAGTATGATCGTCGGTGGTGTAGTACTTGCCATCATTTTAGTTTTAGTTATTCTTTTTATTACGAAATACACGACTGTAGGGAAAAACGAAGCCCTTATCGTAACAGGTAGTATGCTTGGTGGTGGCAAGAGTGTTGTTTCCGATGATGAAGGAAAAAAGGTGAAAATCATACATGGTGGCGGAGCGTTTATTATCCCTGTTTTGCAACAAGCGCGCCGAATCAGCTTAGAAAACCATAAGCTTGAAGTTGGGGCATCGAATGTTTATTCAAAACAAGGGGTACCTGTTTCTGTTAATGGTAATGCGATTATTAAAATCGGTTCAAGTGTTCAGGAAATTTCTACAGCAGCCGAGCAGTATATCGGAAAATATGAAGATATGAACACTGAAGCGCGGCAAGTTCTTGAAGGTCATTTACGTGCAATTTTAAGCTCGATGACAGTAGAAGAGATCAACTCAGATCGAGAAGTTTTTGCTAAAGAAGTACAAAAGGTTGCGGCAACTGACTTAAGTAAAATGGGGCTGCGTATCCTTTCTTTCACAACGAATGAAGTTAGTGACCGTAATGGATACTTAGATGCTCTTGGTCAACCACAAATCGCAGCAGTTAAACGTGATGCGGCGATTGCAAGAGCAGAACGCGAAAAAGAAGCGCGTATTGAAAATGCTCGTGCAGAACAAGAAGCGAAAGCAGCAGAGTACACAAGAGATGCTGAAATCGCCAACTCTCAAAAAGAAAAAGAATTAAAAGTTGCAGAATATCGTCGTCAGCAAGAAGAAGCGAAAGCACAGGCTGACCAAGCGTATTCACTTCAAGAAGCAAGAGCGCAGCAACAAGTTACCGAAGAAAAGATGCAAGTCAATATTATTGAACGTCAAAAACAAATTGAACTAGAAGAAAAAGAGATTCAGCGTCGTGAACGACAATACGATGCCGAAGTGAAGAAGAAAGCCGACGCAGAGCGTTACGCAGTCGAACAAGAAGCAGAAGCGCAAAAAGCAAGAGAGCTTCGAGCTGCTGAAGCTGACCGTGAGCGTGGTAAAGCGGAAGCTGATGTTATTTTATCCAAAGGTTTAGCTGAAGCCGAAGCGAAAGAAAAAATTGCCGAAGCATTCAGCAAGTATGGTCAGGCTGCGATGCTCGATATGATTACTGACATGCTTCCTGAATATGCGAAACAAGCGGCTGCACCACTTGGCAATATTGACAAAATTACAGTGGTGGATACAGGAAGTAATGGTGAAAATGGTGGAGCAAACAAAGTTACCGGCTATGCGACGAACCTGATGGGAAGCCTACAAGAGTCGTTGAAAGCTTCCTCTGGCCTCGATATGAAAGAACTGATAGAAAACTTTGCCGGAAAAGGAAATGAAAAACAGAGTATTGAAGAATTAACAAATGAAGTTGCTTCCTCACTTGAAACTGAAAAAAACAAAGAGGTACAACAAAAGCAGGAGTCAAAAACAGAAGAAAATCAATAA
- a CDS encoding sensor histidine kinase, with translation MKLSHRITLFSTVFLFILLLIVNTSIYLLFHHYSLNAELDRSLSQARTVAEAIHSSGNEQANINEFLQASVPESGMIRVVRESEDVPIFVTKEVVLNNIETKFTQQETTAQISFQDQLFAHAKTPAIWEDGSIVTLEVIAPMTIYEETLAMLRVILLLASILIIIPSYLAGRALSRFILLPIQSLVKTMNEIRKEGAFKKISVNPSSKDELSEMGTTFNHMIDLLKENFEKQKQFVSDASHELKTPLTVITSYSRLLKRWGLEKPEVLEEAVQAIDSESKRMNDMTKQMLALAKGETEESLDFSHINLCSLTTDTAKKLEVVYQRTIRVQCEGEALSAYVDEGKIKQLLFILFENGLKYSDDGLDVTVKRVAGRIEITVRDYGIGIPTEDVERVFERFFRVDKARNRKSGGTGLGLSIAKSIVTVHKGTIQVDSEEGEGATFTVRIPAKREVLE, from the coding sequence ATGAAGCTTTCACATCGAATTACGCTTTTTTCAACCGTTTTTCTTTTTATCTTACTTTTAATTGTAAATACGAGTATCTATTTGTTATTTCATCATTATTCACTGAATGCTGAGCTCGACCGTTCATTATCGCAAGCTCGGACCGTTGCTGAAGCGATTCATTCGTCAGGAAATGAACAGGCTAATATCAATGAATTTCTCCAGGCATCCGTTCCGGAAAGTGGGATGATCAGAGTGGTTCGTGAGAGTGAAGATGTACCTATTTTTGTTACAAAAGAGGTCGTACTAAATAATATTGAAACTAAATTTACCCAGCAAGAAACAACGGCACAAATCTCCTTTCAAGATCAGCTTTTTGCTCATGCAAAAACGCCTGCTATATGGGAAGATGGCTCGATTGTCACATTAGAAGTGATTGCCCCGATGACGATTTATGAAGAAACGTTAGCTATGCTGCGTGTTATTTTACTATTGGCATCAATTCTCATCATCATTCCTTCCTACCTGGCAGGGCGAGCGCTAAGCAGGTTTATTTTATTACCAATACAAAGCTTGGTAAAAACGATGAATGAGATTCGGAAAGAAGGAGCGTTCAAAAAAATTAGCGTCAATCCGTCTTCGAAAGATGAGCTAAGTGAGATGGGGACAACATTTAATCACATGATTGATTTATTAAAAGAAAACTTCGAAAAACAAAAGCAGTTTGTATCAGATGCTTCCCATGAATTAAAAACGCCTCTAACCGTGATCACGAGCTATTCGAGGTTACTAAAACGTTGGGGATTGGAAAAGCCAGAGGTCCTGGAAGAAGCAGTTCAAGCAATCGATTCTGAATCAAAACGGATGAACGACATGACAAAACAAATGTTAGCTTTAGCCAAAGGTGAAACGGAAGAATCATTGGACTTTTCTCATATAAACCTTTGTTCACTAACGACTGATACAGCGAAGAAACTAGAGGTGGTGTATCAAAGAACCATTCGTGTTCAATGTGAGGGTGAAGCGTTATCGGCGTATGTGGATGAGGGAAAAATAAAGCAGCTGCTATTTATTCTATTTGAAAACGGTTTGAAGTATAGTGATGATGGCCTTGATGTCACGGTAAAAAGGGTTGCTGGTCGGATTGAAATTACTGTACGAGACTACGGTATTGGCATTCCAACAGAAGATGTTGAGCGTGTTTTCGAACGTTTTTTCAGAGTGGATAAAGCACGAAACCGGAAATCAGGAGGTACAGGGCTAGGGTTATCAATAGCTAAATCAATTGTTACCGTCCATAAAGGTACGATTCAGGTTGATAGTGAAGAAGGAGAAGGTGCTACCTTTACCGTTCGGATTCCTGCAAAACGTGAGGTGTTAGAATGA